One genomic segment of Ricinus communis isolate WT05 ecotype wild-type chromosome 3, ASM1957865v1, whole genome shotgun sequence includes these proteins:
- the LOC8286319 gene encoding pentatricopeptide repeat-containing protein At2g34400 — protein sequence MLKTRHCSNLISGQLAFAEPNPVEPHQLQTLTVKLLKLLKQCRSKKPMQQIHAQMIINSLSKPNFLLPRIIDLKDFAYASLLFTQMPNPNDYAFNVMIRGLTTTWRNYSLAIQLYYQMKSLGLKPNNFTFPFLFISCANLVALHCGQIAHSLVLKMGFNNDSHINHSLITMYAKCSKLDSARKVFDEILERDIVSWNSMISGYTKMGFAREAVRLFMEMREQGFEPVEMTLVSILGACGDLGDLALGKWVEALIGDKKMELNSYTASALIDMYGKCGDLMSARRVFDNMAEKDIVTWNAMITGYAQNGASDEAMTLFNVMREAGITPNEITMVVVLSACASIGALDLGKWVEMYASQRGLQHDVYVASALVDMYAKCGSLDNALRVFENMPHKNEVSWNAMISALAFHGRAREALSLFSRMLNGSTVRPNDITFIGVFAACVHAGLVDEGLRFFDSMKSFGLVPKIEHYSCMVDLLSRTGHVNEAWNFIERMPGKPDEIILGSLLGACQKHRNVNVSERVIKLLLEIEPSNSGNYVISSKIYANSRRWDDSAKMRVLMRERGVTKTPGCSWIEIGAQVQEFHAGDGLHHESIEIYQLLIDELKREGYIPKVD from the exons ATGCTAAAGACGAGACATTGCTCCAACCTGATTTCCGGGCAACTTGCCTTTGCAGAACCCAATCCCGTCGAGCCTCACCAACTTCAAACTCTAACTGTAAAGCTCTTAAAACTGTTGAAACAATGCAGGTCAAAAAAGCCAATGCAGCAAATCCATGCACAAATGATCATAAATTCCTTATCAAAGCCCAATTTTCTTCTCCCCAGAATCATAGACCTTAAAGACTTTGCCTATGCCTCGTTGCTCTTTACTCAAATGCCAAACCCAAATGATTATGCTTTCAATGTCATGATTCGAGGACTAACAACTACATGGAGAAACTACTCTTTAGCTATTCAATTATATTACCAAATGAAATCTTTAGGCCTTAAACCAAATAATTTCACTTTTCCGTTTTTGTTCATTTCATGTGCGAATCTTGTCGCATTGCATTGTGGGCAGATAGCCCATTCGCTTGTGCTGAAGATGGGTTTTAATAATGATAGTCATATCAATCATTCTTTGATTACAATGTATGCAAAGTGTAGTAAATTAGATAGTGCACGCAAAGTGTTTGATGAAATTCTTGAGAGAGACATAGTGTCGTGGAATTCTATGATTTCAGGGTACACAAAGATGGGTTTTGCGCGAGAGGCTGTGAGGTTGTTTATGGAAATGAGGGAGCAAGGGTTTGAGCCAGTTGAGATGACTTTGGTGAGCATTCTTGGGGCTTGTGGGGATTTGGGTGATTTGGCTTTAGGGAAGTGGGTGGAGGCGCTCATTGGCGATAAGAAGATGGAATTGAACTCCTATACAGCCTCTGCTTTAATTGACATGTATGGTAAGTGTGGGGATTTGATGTCGGCAAGGAGAGTCTTTGACAACATGGCAGAGAAGGATATCGTCACTTGGAATGCCATGATCACAGG ATATGCTCAAAATGGAGCATCAGATGAGGCAATGACACTATTCAATGTCATGAGAGAGGCAGGTATTACTCCAAATGAAATCACAATGGTAGTAGTGCTGTCTGCATGTGCCTCAATTGGAGCCCTTGACTTGGGAAAATGGGTCGAAATGTATGCATCGCAGAGAGGATTACAGCACGATGTCTATGTTGCCAGTGCATTAGTTGATATGTATGCCAAGTGTGGGAGCTTAGACAATGCACTACGAGTTTTTGAAAATATGCCTCATAAAAATGAGGTCTCTTGGAATGCCATGATATCTGCTCTTGCTTTTCATGGAAGAGCTCGGGAAGCATTATCACTATTCAGCCGTATGCTAAATGGTAGCACTGTTCGGCCAAATGATATCACTTTTATAGGAGTATTTGCTGCATGTGTGCATGCTGGATTGGTTGATGAGGGACTTCGATTCTTTGATTCAATGAAATCATTTGGATTGGTCCCAAAAATCGAGCATTATTCTTGCATGGTTGATCTTTTGTCACGCACAGGACATGTTAATGAAGCTTGGAACTTCATTGAGAGGATGCCTGGAAAACCAGATGAAATTATTCTTGGTTCATTACTTGGTGCCTGTCAGAAACACAGAAATGTAAATGTTAGTGAGCGGGTCATAAAACTACTACTAGAGATCGAGCCATCAAATTCTGGAAACTATGTTATCTCGTCTAAGATATATGCAAATTCGAGAAGGTGGGATGACTCAGCAAAGATGAGGGTGTTGATGAGAGAGCGAGGAGTCACTAAGACCCCTGGCTGTAGCTGGATTGAGATTGGAGCTCAAGTTCAGGAATTCCATGCTGGTGATGGCCTGCATCATGAGTCAATAGAAATATACCAATTACTGATTGATGAATTGAAGAGGGAAGGCTATATTCCAAAGGTTGACTGA